A single genomic interval of Bacillus smithii harbors:
- a CDS encoding IS4 family transposase, whose protein sequence is MITNKDYFAQLPKEIKQGFSELNIGYHLRKANITKLSGYSCLTVFKLIFLLVFQYKNWFRAFMSKRSQDLPGKDTVYRFLNTPTYHWRKFLLSLSSEMIRLLQPLTSKDRVTAFVIDDSVFSRNRSKSVELLAKVFDHSTHQYLKGFQMLTLGWTDSFTFIPIDFALLSSPKKENRLQEINTNIDKRTSGYKRRQEALKSKPDVASALLDHALEKGIIADYVLMDSWFTQAPLIEKITNKGLFVIGLVKQLKQRYVYNGERFTLNQLYKLAKPHMGKKDIRGSVYATLDNGIPVKILFVRNRNKRSEWLAILSTDTTLENEEIIRIYGMRWDIEVFFKCNKSLLNLEKEFQGRSYDMLISHTTIVFTRYILIAWQMRKEEDPKTIGNLFYILCEDVKDIDFITALQSLIDLFQTLAEAEVSLNMDIFKNQMNKWLATIPNYIKQCLNISVCES, encoded by the coding sequence ATGATAACGAATAAAGACTACTTTGCGCAATTACCAAAAGAAATTAAACAAGGATTTTCCGAATTAAATATTGGATATCATTTAAGAAAAGCGAATATTACGAAACTTTCCGGGTATTCTTGTCTTACTGTTTTCAAACTGATTTTTCTTTTAGTCTTCCAATATAAGAACTGGTTTCGTGCTTTTATGAGTAAACGATCTCAGGATCTGCCCGGAAAGGATACAGTCTATCGCTTTTTAAATACACCAACCTATCATTGGAGAAAGTTTCTGCTTTCATTAAGCAGTGAAATGATCCGTCTGCTTCAACCATTAACTTCAAAAGATCGTGTCACAGCTTTTGTGATTGATGATTCTGTCTTTTCAAGAAACCGTAGTAAGTCGGTTGAACTGTTGGCTAAGGTTTTTGATCACTCTACCCATCAGTACTTGAAAGGGTTTCAAATGCTTACCCTTGGCTGGACCGATAGTTTTACTTTTATTCCCATTGATTTTGCTCTTCTAAGTTCACCGAAAAAGGAAAATCGCCTGCAAGAAATCAATACCAATATTGATAAACGAACATCTGGCTATAAGCGTCGCCAGGAAGCTCTGAAATCAAAACCGGACGTGGCTTCAGCTTTACTTGATCATGCGCTTGAAAAAGGGATTATAGCTGACTATGTTCTCATGGATTCCTGGTTTACACAAGCGCCTTTAATTGAGAAGATTACGAACAAAGGGTTATTTGTCATTGGCTTGGTGAAGCAATTAAAGCAGCGATACGTTTACAATGGTGAACGTTTCACACTGAATCAACTTTACAAATTGGCAAAACCTCACATGGGTAAAAAAGACATTCGCGGATCCGTTTATGCTACTTTAGACAATGGAATTCCAGTAAAAATTCTATTTGTACGAAACCGTAATAAACGGAGCGAATGGCTTGCCATTCTCAGCACAGATACAACATTAGAAAATGAAGAGATCATTCGTATTTACGGCATGCGTTGGGACATTGAAGTCTTCTTCAAATGCAATAAATCCCTTTTAAATTTAGAGAAAGAATTCCAGGGACGTTCCTACGACATGTTAATTAGCCATACAACCATTGTTTTTACACGATATATTCTCATTGCTTGGCAAATGCGAAAAGAGGAGGATCCTAAGACGATTGGCAACCTTTTTTACATCCTTTGCGAAGATGTAAAAGACATAGATTTTATTACTGCCCTTCAATCACTTATTGACCTTTTCCAAACTTTGGCGGAAGCCGAGGTTTCTTTGAACATGGACATCTTTAAAAATCAAATGAATAAATGGTTGGCCACTATACCTAATTATATCAAGCAATGCTTAAATATTTCTGTGTGCGAAAGTTGA
- a CDS encoding FadR/GntR family transcriptional regulator: MSKKEKVSQIISRELLNQIEIGRFPPGSKLPTEMELAAQYGVSRVPIREALSMLRAAGVISSRQGGGSYVEESTTSSLLKRIRIESDDVESIKYLFEMRKILEPEAAYLASLRRTPEQLEQMKQILERMENESNEQGTSSTEADLQFHRSIILATHNPVLIQTLENLSSLYEKTLKITLRPNVELKQKRKAVHEEHRNILLAIEAEEPELAKIQCLIHLKNAERKLSLLLKDYNI; encoded by the coding sequence ATGTCCAAAAAAGAAAAAGTTTCGCAAATCATATCGCGTGAATTACTCAACCAAATTGAAATAGGAAGGTTTCCTCCTGGTTCAAAGCTGCCGACTGAAATGGAATTAGCCGCTCAATATGGTGTAAGCAGAGTACCGATTCGCGAGGCTTTAAGCATGCTTCGTGCTGCCGGTGTCATCTCTTCACGTCAAGGAGGAGGAAGTTATGTAGAAGAATCGACCACTTCATCCTTATTAAAGAGAATTCGAATCGAAAGCGATGATGTAGAAAGTATTAAATATCTTTTTGAAATGAGAAAAATTTTAGAGCCTGAAGCAGCCTATTTAGCCTCACTTAGACGAACACCTGAGCAACTTGAGCAAATGAAGCAAATTTTAGAAAGAATGGAAAACGAATCGAACGAACAGGGAACGAGTTCAACCGAAGCGGATCTTCAATTTCATCGTTCCATTATTTTGGCTACTCACAATCCCGTATTGATTCAAACTCTGGAAAATTTATCCTCACTTTACGAAAAAACTTTAAAGATCACACTTCGCCCGAACGTAGAATTAAAACAAAAACGCAAAGCTGTCCACGAAGAACATCGCAATATTTTATTAGCCATCGAAGCGGAAGAACCAGAACTTGCTAAAATCCAATGCCTTATCCATTTAAAAAATGCAGAAAGAAAACTGAGTCTGCTCTTAAAGGATTACAACATATAA
- a CDS encoding ACT domain-containing protein has translation MKAILTVIGKDNIGIIAGVSQQLADLKINILDVSQTIMNGYFTMMMMLDLSKASESFETIKKALAEKGVELNVQIKIQHEDIFNSMHSL, from the coding sequence GTGAAAGCGATATTAACCGTAATCGGAAAAGATAACATTGGTATTATTGCGGGGGTTAGCCAGCAATTAGCCGATTTGAAAATTAATATATTAGATGTCAGTCAAACGATTATGAACGGTTATTTTACAATGATGATGATGCTTGATCTATCCAAAGCATCGGAAAGTTTTGAAACGATCAAGAAAGCGCTGGCTGAAAAAGGCGTAGAATTGAATGTACAAATCAAAATCCAGCATGAAGATATTTTTAACTCAATGCATAGTTTATAA
- the hpaB gene encoding 4-hydroxyphenylacetate 3-monooxygenase, oxygenase component — protein MVITGDEYLKRIDALNNEVWIHGERVKGKITEHPAFKGVLQSKAALYDLQHDPDLTNLLTVQPQDSTDKIGFSFHQPKTIEDLKKREAATRIWSKTNAGLMGRMPDYVNTGIMALASASDLFGKNESMFGKNIKNLYQTACKNDLSFTHTFINPQVNRSVAYFEDSDENIIAAKVVKETSDGLIIKGARLLATQGGITDEILVLPSGGNFVDESFIYAFSIPSNTPGLRFICRQSFTGGDSRFDCPLSSRFEEMDSLVVFDDVLVPWERVFLYKDLQIAFQMLEDTNFHTLLLYQAVTRMIVKTEFILGLAELIIESIQIGEFQHVKEKVSEIITALEIMKGLQISSRENAKLNQWGTLVPDVKPLQAAIHYYPRVYPRLVEILQLLSGSGLIALPTEKDFESSIRKFLDQYLQGANSSAEDRVKVFRLAWDLCMSAFGSRQTQFERFFFGDPVRLSIGLYNSYPKEPYIKFAESFLI, from the coding sequence ATGGTGATTACAGGTGATGAATATCTCAAACGAATTGATGCATTAAATAATGAAGTATGGATTCATGGGGAACGGGTAAAAGGGAAAATCACCGAGCATCCCGCTTTTAAAGGAGTGCTGCAAAGTAAAGCAGCTCTTTACGATCTTCAACATGATCCTGACTTGACCAATTTATTGACGGTCCAGCCGCAAGACTCCACGGATAAAATCGGGTTTTCCTTTCATCAGCCAAAGACCATTGAAGATTTAAAAAAAAGAGAGGCGGCTACAAGAATTTGGTCAAAAACGAATGCCGGCCTTATGGGGAGAATGCCCGATTACGTCAATACCGGCATTATGGCTTTGGCATCGGCCAGCGACTTATTCGGCAAAAACGAGTCTATGTTTGGGAAGAACATAAAAAATCTTTATCAAACCGCATGCAAGAATGATTTGTCTTTTACGCATACATTCATCAATCCACAAGTCAATCGTTCTGTTGCTTACTTTGAAGACTCAGATGAGAACATCATTGCGGCGAAAGTGGTAAAAGAAACAAGCGATGGTCTGATCATCAAGGGAGCGCGATTACTGGCTACTCAAGGCGGTATAACGGACGAAATTCTTGTTCTTCCATCAGGGGGCAATTTCGTCGATGAATCTTTTATTTATGCCTTTTCCATTCCCTCCAATACACCTGGATTAAGATTTATTTGCCGCCAATCATTCACAGGCGGCGATTCTCGGTTCGATTGTCCATTAAGTTCCCGATTTGAAGAAATGGACTCTCTTGTGGTGTTCGATGATGTCTTGGTTCCTTGGGAAAGGGTATTTTTATATAAAGATTTGCAAATCGCTTTTCAAATGCTTGAAGATACGAATTTTCACACTCTCCTTCTTTATCAAGCAGTCACTCGAATGATTGTTAAAACGGAATTTATTCTTGGTCTTGCCGAACTGATTATCGAATCCATTCAAATTGGGGAGTTTCAGCATGTGAAAGAGAAAGTGAGCGAAATCATCACGGCTCTTGAAATTATGAAAGGACTCCAAATATCCTCACGGGAAAACGCGAAGTTGAATCAATGGGGAACATTGGTACCGGATGTAAAGCCGCTGCAAGCCGCTATTCATTATTATCCACGCGTTTATCCTAGACTGGTGGAAATTCTTCAATTATTGAGCGGCAGTGGATTGATCGCACTTCCGACCGAAAAAGATTTCGAGTCGTCTATCCGGAAATTTTTAGACCAATATCTTCAAGGAGCCAATTCCTCAGCGGAAGATCGAGTGAAGGTATTCCGATTAGCTTGGGATTTATGCATGAGTGCATTCGGCTCACGGCAAACTCAGTTTGAACGATTCTTTTTCGGAGATCCCGTACGCCTCTCCATCGGATTATATAATTCTTATCCGAAAGAACCATATATCAAATTCGCAGAAAGTTTTTTAATTTAA
- the lhgO gene encoding L-2-hydroxyglutarate oxidase produces MYDFSIIGGGIIGLSTGMALAKRFPNSKMVVIEKENELAHHQTGHNSGVIHSGIYYKPGSLKAQFARKGNKAMVHFCEEHGIPYEICGKVIVAAEEKELPIMRELYERGLQNGLDVKKIGPEELKEIEPHVNGTGAIRVPSCGIVDYRGVSAAFARLIQERGGDIRLGVRVENIVENMDHVTIETNRGTIQTRFLINCAGLHSDRMAKMAGMKTGMKIVPFRGEYYELVPEKRYLVNHLIYPVPNPDFPFLGVHFTRMMNGEVHAGPNAVLAFKREGYTKKDINLKDLLEILAYPGFWKMAMPNMREGMKEMVRSFSKQAFLRSLQRLIPELAEKDIVPAQAGVRAQAIMQDGSMVDDFAIFSGKRSLHVCNAPSPAATASIPIGEAIAQQIVERFQHQKDIGL; encoded by the coding sequence ATGTATGATTTTTCGATCATTGGCGGTGGAATTATTGGATTATCTACAGGTATGGCACTCGCAAAACGTTTTCCAAATTCAAAAATGGTGGTAATAGAAAAAGAAAACGAATTGGCTCATCATCAAACAGGTCATAATAGCGGCGTTATCCATTCGGGCATTTATTACAAACCGGGCAGCCTCAAGGCACAATTCGCCCGTAAAGGCAACAAAGCGATGGTTCATTTTTGTGAAGAACACGGTATTCCATACGAAATATGCGGCAAGGTGATCGTGGCCGCAGAAGAGAAAGAACTTCCAATTATGAGGGAGCTTTATGAACGTGGTTTGCAGAATGGATTGGATGTAAAGAAAATCGGTCCTGAAGAATTGAAAGAGATCGAGCCGCATGTAAATGGTACAGGAGCTATTCGGGTACCGAGCTGTGGAATTGTAGATTATCGAGGTGTATCTGCTGCATTTGCACGCCTCATTCAGGAAAGAGGAGGGGATATTCGTCTTGGTGTGAGAGTGGAAAACATCGTAGAAAATATGGATCATGTGACGATTGAAACAAACCGGGGGACCATACAAACACGTTTTCTCATTAATTGTGCCGGTTTGCACAGCGATCGTATGGCTAAAATGGCTGGCATGAAAACGGGGATGAAAATTGTGCCGTTTCGAGGCGAGTATTATGAGCTAGTGCCGGAAAAACGGTATCTTGTCAATCATTTGATTTACCCGGTACCAAATCCCGATTTCCCGTTTCTTGGGGTTCACTTTACCCGGATGATGAACGGAGAGGTTCATGCAGGGCCAAATGCGGTTTTGGCCTTTAAACGTGAAGGATATACGAAAAAAGATATAAACCTTAAAGATCTTTTGGAGATTTTAGCATATCCGGGTTTTTGGAAGATGGCGATGCCGAATATGAGAGAAGGCATGAAAGAAATGGTTCGTTCCTTTAGCAAACAAGCGTTTTTGCGGAGCTTGCAGCGACTCATACCGGAGTTGGCGGAGAAAGATATCGTTCCTGCTCAGGCGGGGGTGCGAGCGCAGGCTATTATGCAGGATGGAAGCATGGTAGACGATTTTGCTATTTTCTCAGGGAAAAGGTCATTGCATGTATGCAATGCGCCATCTCCTGCAGCCACGGCCTCCATTCCAATAGGCGAAGCCATCGCCCAACAGATTGTTGAACGGTTTCAACATCAAAAAGACATTGGTCTATAA
- a CDS encoding FAD-binding oxidoreductase: protein MKVVTSRHIEEIKKIVKTGKVWTDESDRFSYSFDASFGTFLPDVVIQTKSVAELAELVKLANREKIPVYPRGQATSLSGGPLPVKGGMVFDLSVLDDLLEIHEEDLVAVVSPGVLTAQIHKAAEQKGFMFPPDPSSAHVSTIGGNLAENSGGPRGLKYGVTKDYVIGLEVITPEGNIIKTGGRTVKNVTGYDLTKLIVGSEGTLGIITKAVLRLLPKPPASETIMAVFDSLVDAGSAISKTLSSGILPAKMELMDQASIIAVEQYEPLGLPTDAEAIILIELDGHPLALKDEIKKVAELCHAVGARSVHIPQNEAEKMEIWKARKLVSPAIARIKPTKISEDATVPRSKIPQMCAKLQEIRDKYKVHLVVFGHAGDGNLHPNIICDKNDQEEMRRVEQAVAEIFTAAVELGGTLSGEHGIGTMKSSFMEMELGPIGLDMMKRIKKAWDPNNILNPGKIFPEEGQKWELT from the coding sequence ATGAAGGTAGTCACTTCGCGTCATATTGAAGAAATCAAAAAAATCGTAAAAACCGGAAAAGTATGGACAGACGAAAGCGATCGTTTTAGCTACTCATTCGATGCTTCTTTCGGAACCTTTTTACCCGATGTGGTGATTCAAACAAAGAGCGTGGCAGAATTGGCTGAACTTGTGAAACTTGCCAACCGCGAAAAAATCCCCGTCTATCCTCGCGGTCAAGCCACATCTTTAAGCGGCGGTCCCCTGCCGGTTAAAGGAGGCATGGTATTCGATTTATCGGTATTAGACGATTTGCTTGAAATTCATGAAGAAGATTTGGTCGCTGTCGTTTCTCCGGGAGTCTTAACCGCCCAGATTCATAAGGCAGCTGAACAAAAAGGATTCATGTTTCCTCCGGATCCGAGCAGTGCGCACGTATCGACAATCGGCGGCAACTTAGCCGAGAATTCAGGCGGACCAAGAGGCTTAAAGTATGGAGTGACAAAAGATTATGTGATTGGTTTGGAAGTCATTACCCCCGAGGGAAACATCATAAAAACTGGAGGACGCACAGTAAAAAACGTAACGGGCTACGATTTGACGAAACTTATTGTCGGTTCAGAAGGCACTCTTGGGATTATTACGAAAGCCGTGTTGCGTCTTCTTCCCAAACCACCCGCTTCTGAAACGATTATGGCAGTATTCGATAGCCTTGTTGATGCCGGCAGCGCCATTTCCAAAACTTTATCATCCGGAATTTTGCCTGCCAAAATGGAGCTGATGGATCAAGCCTCCATCATAGCCGTCGAACAATATGAACCATTAGGATTACCAACAGATGCTGAAGCCATCATTCTGATTGAGCTGGACGGCCATCCTTTAGCATTAAAAGATGAAATCAAAAAAGTCGCTGAACTATGCCATGCGGTGGGAGCACGGTCGGTCCACATTCCCCAAAATGAAGCGGAGAAAATGGAAATCTGGAAAGCCAGAAAGCTAGTTTCACCGGCAATCGCACGGATTAAACCGACAAAAATTTCAGAAGATGCCACTGTACCACGAAGCAAAATTCCTCAAATGTGCGCAAAATTGCAAGAAATTCGCGATAAATATAAGGTTCACCTTGTCGTGTTTGGTCATGCAGGGGATGGAAACCTGCATCCCAACATCATTTGCGATAAAAATGATCAAGAAGAAATGCGCCGTGTAGAACAGGCCGTCGCCGAGATTTTTACCGCAGCCGTCGAACTTGGCGGGACGCTTTCCGGTGAACACGGCATCGGGACAATGAAATCTTCTTTCATGGAAATGGAGTTAGGTCCCATCGGTCTGGACATGATGAAGCGTATCAAAAAGGCATGGGATCCAAACAACATTTTGAATCCAGGAAAAATTTTCCCTGAAGAGGGTCAGAAATGGGAGTTGACTTAA
- a CDS encoding aldo/keto reductase, whose product MSLLDEKKFTEIRSRLEKRVVTLPDGTTIPCLGQGTWYMGEKPKRKAEEIKALQLGIELGMKLIDTAEMYGNGDSERLVGEAIKGRRDDVFLVSKVYPHNSGMDKIKIACENSLKRLGTDHLDLYLLHWRGRVPLEETIEGMERLRKEGKILRWGVSNFDTDDMEELWNTPNGSNCSTNQVLYHLGSRGIDFDLLPWQRVHHMPIMAYSPLAQGGSLRKQLLTDPTIREIANKYKVKPLQIALAWTIRTNDVIAIPKAVQEQHVIENAEAATIELTKEDLDKLDKVFPKPTKKMPLDII is encoded by the coding sequence ATGAGTTTACTGGATGAGAAAAAATTCACAGAGATTAGAAGTCGATTGGAAAAAAGGGTAGTGACATTGCCGGACGGTACGACGATTCCATGCTTAGGGCAAGGAACATGGTATATGGGGGAAAAGCCGAAAAGGAAAGCTGAAGAAATAAAAGCTTTGCAGCTCGGAATTGAATTAGGCATGAAACTGATTGACACAGCTGAAATGTACGGAAATGGCGATTCTGAACGTTTAGTCGGTGAAGCCATTAAAGGACGCAGAGACGATGTTTTTTTAGTTTCGAAAGTATATCCTCACAATTCGGGGATGGACAAAATTAAAATAGCTTGCGAAAACAGTTTAAAGCGTCTGGGGACAGATCATTTAGACTTATATCTTTTACACTGGCGCGGACGTGTTCCTTTAGAAGAAACGATTGAAGGAATGGAAAGATTGCGGAAAGAGGGGAAAATTTTAAGGTGGGGAGTTTCCAATTTTGATACGGATGATATGGAAGAGTTATGGAATACCCCTAATGGATCGAATTGTTCGACCAACCAAGTGTTATACCATTTAGGTTCCAGAGGAATCGATTTTGATCTCTTGCCGTGGCAGCGAGTACATCACATGCCGATCATGGCATACAGTCCCCTGGCTCAAGGAGGTTCTTTAAGAAAACAATTGTTAACGGATCCTACTATTCGTGAAATTGCAAATAAATATAAAGTGAAACCGCTGCAAATTGCACTGGCTTGGACGATTCGTACAAATGACGTGATTGCCATTCCGAAGGCTGTGCAGGAACAGCATGTGATCGAAAATGCAGAAGCGGCAACGATTGAATTAACCAAGGAAGACCTAGATAAATTGGATAAGGTGTTTCCGAAACCAACTAAAAAAATGCCTTTGGATATTATTTAA
- a CDS encoding (Fe-S)-binding protein: MKSSLEQLKEEFLYEKTNRCVQCGYCLPVCPTYVTMRKETHSPRGRIHLIKMVGEGKITDLSALEQPLDLCLGCRACETACPTGVEYGSILEAARAAMAKRKKLSVPARLLRKALLNKAIPNRHMMKWSGNAFWFYEKSGMRKVVRKSGVLKKLPYHLDEFEKIIPQTVSPSERKQDFVKIKSKGEKKATVAFFTGCIMDSMFHRINRLSVQLLAEAGCDVIVVPNQTCCGALHAHSGELEEAKRLAKQNIAAFEQEEVDFIVHNAGGCGAMLYEYDHLLADEKEWADKASTFSAKIRDISQVLIACGGLPNLKARKEEERVTYQPSCHMTNVQKVIQEPIDLLKSVSGVHFIEMNQADMCCGSAGIYNIIHFDASMSILDEKMKNMKASDASVIITTNPGCLLQMKLGIEREKLSSSVRVLHLVEYLAEAAGIS, translated from the coding sequence ATGAAATCATCTTTGGAACAATTGAAAGAAGAATTTCTATATGAAAAAACAAACAGGTGTGTACAATGCGGCTATTGTCTGCCAGTCTGTCCAACATATGTAACCATGAGAAAAGAAACACATTCGCCACGCGGGCGAATCCATCTCATCAAAATGGTCGGTGAAGGAAAAATAACCGATTTATCTGCGCTGGAACAACCTCTCGATTTATGCCTTGGTTGTCGTGCGTGCGAAACGGCTTGTCCAACCGGAGTGGAATATGGATCCATTCTTGAAGCCGCTCGAGCAGCAATGGCCAAACGCAAGAAGCTTTCCGTTCCGGCCCGTTTGCTGCGGAAAGCATTGCTGAACAAAGCCATTCCAAATCGTCACATGATGAAATGGTCAGGAAATGCATTTTGGTTTTATGAAAAAAGCGGAATGCGAAAAGTCGTGCGCAAGTCAGGCGTTTTAAAAAAATTGCCCTATCATCTGGATGAATTCGAAAAAATCATCCCGCAAACCGTTTCACCTTCAGAACGCAAACAAGATTTCGTCAAAATAAAATCCAAAGGTGAAAAAAAAGCAACAGTGGCTTTTTTTACAGGCTGCATCATGGACTCCATGTTTCATCGCATTAACCGCTTATCTGTACAACTGCTTGCCGAAGCAGGCTGCGATGTGATCGTCGTACCGAATCAGACTTGCTGCGGCGCCCTTCATGCACATTCCGGAGAATTAGAAGAAGCTAAGCGCCTTGCCAAACAAAATATCGCTGCATTTGAACAGGAAGAGGTGGATTTCATCGTTCACAATGCGGGAGGATGCGGAGCTATGCTGTATGAATATGACCATTTGCTTGCGGATGAAAAAGAATGGGCTGATAAAGCCTCCACGTTCTCTGCTAAAATAAGAGATATCAGCCAGGTATTGATCGCTTGCGGAGGACTTCCGAACCTCAAAGCACGTAAAGAAGAAGAACGTGTAACGTATCAACCCTCTTGCCATATGACAAATGTTCAAAAAGTGATTCAAGAACCAATAGATCTCTTAAAAAGCGTGTCAGGAGTTCATTTTATTGAAATGAACCAAGCTGACATGTGCTGCGGTTCTGCGGGAATTTACAATATCATACATTTTGATGCATCCATGAGTATTCTTGATGAAAAGATGAAGAATATGAAAGCCTCCGATGCATCAGTGATTATAACAACCAACCCTGGATGTTTGCTGCAAATGAAGCTCGGAATTGAACGTGAGAAATTATCTTCGTCTGTCCGTGTGCTGCATCTAGTCGAGTATTTGGCTGAAGCAGCGGGAATTTCCTAA
- a CDS encoding TIGR00266 family protein produces the protein MNSHEIDYELHGDDMQCVEIELDPQESVVAEAGGMMMMEDGIEMETVFGDGTEQKSGLFGKLVGAGRRLLTGESLFMTVFTNQSSDKRRVSFAAPYPGKIIPLDLTQFNGKVICQKDAFLCAAKGVSIGIEFQRKLGTGFFGGEGFIMQKLEGDGLAFLHAGGTIIKKDLSPGELLRVDTGCLVALTQDVDYNIEYVGKVKTAFFGGEGLFFATLRGPGTVWVQTLPFSRLADRVLANAPSHGGDSTGEGSILGGLGRLLDGDD, from the coding sequence ATGAATTCTCACGAGATTGATTATGAATTGCATGGCGATGATATGCAATGTGTTGAAATTGAGCTGGATCCGCAAGAAAGTGTGGTCGCGGAAGCAGGCGGTATGATGATGATGGAAGACGGCATCGAGATGGAAACGGTATTTGGAGACGGCACGGAACAAAAAAGCGGATTATTCGGCAAATTAGTGGGTGCCGGCAGACGTTTGCTTACGGGTGAGAGCCTGTTTATGACCGTTTTTACCAACCAATCATCCGATAAAAGGAGAGTTTCTTTCGCTGCTCCCTATCCTGGAAAAATTATTCCTCTTGATTTAACTCAATTCAACGGCAAAGTCATTTGTCAAAAGGATGCTTTTTTATGCGCGGCTAAAGGTGTATCCATTGGCATTGAATTTCAAAGAAAACTTGGTACCGGCTTTTTCGGTGGAGAAGGATTTATCATGCAGAAGCTGGAAGGCGATGGGCTTGCCTTTCTCCATGCCGGAGGAACGATTATCAAAAAAGATCTTTCTCCCGGAGAATTGTTGCGGGTGGATACAGGCTGTTTAGTCGCTTTAACTCAAGATGTCGACTATAATATCGAATATGTCGGAAAAGTGAAAACCGCTTTCTTTGGCGGTGAAGGCCTCTTCTTTGCAACCCTTCGTGGACCGGGAACGGTTTGGGTGCAAACATTGCCATTTAGCCGATTGGCAGACCGAGTTCTAGCCAATGCTCCTAGCCATGGCGGAGATTCGACCGGTGAGGGAAGCATACTTGGCGGACTTGGACGACTGCTGGATGGAGACGATTAA
- a CDS encoding PFL family protein, producing METNKILETIRMIEEEKLDIRTITMGISLLDCIDADGKKAREKIYDKITRKAEHLVKVGQEIETEYGIPIIHKRIAVTPISLIAGATDEKDYVAFAKTLDEASKAVGVNFVGGFSALVQKGYHKGDHILIQSIPEALATTERVCSSVNVGSTRTGINMDAVKEMGEVIKKTAELTADEHGLGCAKLVVFANAVEDNPFMAGAFHGVGEADCVINVGVSGPGVVKRALEKVKGESFDVVAETVKKTAFKITRMGQLVGQEASKRLGVPFGIVDLSLAPTPAIGDSVAHILEEMGLESVGTHGTTAALALLNDAVKKGGVMACGHVGGLSGAFIPVSEDAGMIDAVNRGSLNLEKLEAMTAICSVGLDMIAVPGDTPAETISAMIADEAAIGVINNKTTAVRVIPAPGKAVGEMVEFGGLLGRAPVMAVNSYSSADFIARGGHIPAPIHSFKN from the coding sequence ATGGAAACAAATAAAATATTAGAAACCATCCGCATGATTGAAGAAGAAAAGCTTGATATTCGCACCATTACAATGGGAATTTCTTTACTGGATTGTATTGATGCGGATGGGAAGAAAGCACGTGAAAAAATTTATGATAAAATTACGCGGAAAGCGGAACATTTAGTCAAGGTAGGTCAGGAAATCGAGACCGAATACGGGATTCCGATCATCCATAAACGAATAGCGGTGACACCGATTTCTTTAATTGCCGGAGCAACAGATGAAAAAGATTATGTGGCTTTTGCGAAAACACTCGATGAAGCGTCAAAGGCTGTAGGTGTTAATTTTGTTGGTGGTTTTTCGGCGCTTGTTCAAAAAGGTTACCATAAAGGGGATCACATTTTGATTCAATCCATCCCCGAGGCTTTAGCCACCACGGAAAGAGTATGTTCTTCTGTAAACGTTGGTTCAACACGGACAGGCATTAATATGGACGCTGTTAAAGAAATGGGAGAAGTCATAAAGAAAACGGCGGAATTAACAGCCGATGAACATGGCTTAGGCTGTGCGAAATTGGTTGTGTTTGCGAATGCTGTAGAAGATAATCCGTTTATGGCAGGAGCGTTCCACGGTGTCGGCGAAGCGGACTGTGTCATCAATGTCGGCGTCAGCGGACCCGGAGTGGTAAAACGGGCATTGGAAAAGGTAAAAGGAGAAAGCTTTGATGTTGTCGCGGAAACTGTGAAAAAGACGGCGTTTAAAATCACACGCATGGGCCAGCTCGTCGGCCAAGAAGCGTCCAAACGTTTAGGCGTGCCGTTCGGAATTGTTGATCTGTCTTTGGCTCCTACTCCGGCGATAGGAGATTCGGTTGCCCACATCTTGGAAGAAATGGGTCTGGAATCAGTGGGAACGCATGGTACGACTGCGGCACTTGCCCTTTTAAATGATGCCGTCAAAAAAGGTGGGGTCATGGCTTGCGGTCATGTAGGGGGACTAAGCGGAGCGTTTATTCCGGTGTCAGAAGATGCTGGTATGATCGACGCCGTGAACAGAGGTTCTTTGAACTTGGAAAAATTAGAAGCAATGACCGCTATTTGCTCGGTTGGTCTTGATATGATTGCCGTCCCTGGAGATACTCCTGCTGAAACGATCTCTGCCATGATCGCCGATGAAGCAGCGATTGGGGTAATTAACAACAAAACGACGGCGGTAAGGGTGATACCGGCACCAGGTAAAGCGGTTGGCGAAATGGTCGAGTTCGGAGGTCTGCTCGGGCGCGCACCGGTTATGGCCGTCAATTCTTATTCCTCCGCTGATTTCATCGCCCGCGGCGGTCACATTCCGGCACCGATCCATTCATTTAAAAATTAA